Proteins encoded within one genomic window of Bacillus sp. F19:
- a CDS encoding LysM peptidoglycan-binding domain-containing protein, with product MKKTIFSLAAVAALTTTAGISAQAEEVVVDKGDTLWSLSQEHKVSVDDIKNWNNLTSDIIIADNTLKISDEEVYTVVAGDTLWSIAEKFDASVEHISEKNELSGDVIHPGQELVIFSDADNASPAPAPEPKPEAKPEPKDQNPSVNEASASAVAENDVSEEDVAKELTVIATAYTASCEGCSGTTATGVDLKANPDKKVIAVDPNVIPLGSKVYVEGYGYATAEDTGGAINGNRIDVFIPTQDSAVAFGKREVNVKVLN from the coding sequence ATGAAAAAAACTATCTTTTCATTAGCGGCTGTAGCCGCTCTAACAACTACAGCAGGAATTAGCGCGCAGGCAGAAGAAGTCGTAGTAGATAAAGGAGACACTCTGTGGAGCCTATCACAGGAGCACAAAGTTTCAGTAGATGATATTAAAAACTGGAACAATTTAACATCAGACATAATTATTGCAGACAATACATTAAAGATATCAGATGAAGAAGTATACACAGTTGTTGCAGGCGATACGCTTTGGAGCATCGCAGAGAAATTTGACGCTAGTGTAGAGCATATTTCTGAGAAAAACGAGTTATCAGGAGATGTCATCCACCCTGGTCAAGAGCTTGTGATCTTCAGTGATGCTGACAATGCAAGTCCAGCTCCCGCTCCAGAACCAAAGCCGGAAGCTAAGCCAGAACCGAAGGATCAAAACCCTTCTGTAAATGAAGCTTCTGCAAGTGCAGTGGCAGAAAACGACGTCAGTGAAGAAGACGTAGCAAAAGAATTAACCGTAATAGCTACTGCATACACGGCAAGCTGTGAAGGCTGCTCAGGAACAACTGCTACAGGCGTTGATTTAAAAGCGAACCCTGATAAAAAAGTAATCGCGGTAGACCCTAACGTCATTCCGCTTGGATCTAAGGTATATGTTGAAGGCTACGGCTATGCAACAGCAGAAGATACTGGCGGTGCAATTAATGGGAACCGCATTGATGTTTTCATCCCGACACAAGATTCTGCAGTTGCATTCGGTAAGAGAGAAGTTAATGTGAAGGTATTAAATTAA
- a CDS encoding MBL fold metallo-hydrolase — translation MSDQMESSFENKWMPMTSVASGLEFDVLPGVYCYTNQIVNVVFLRSGNDWYLIDAGMPHSADTIKSAFEAHAGVEVAPKAILLTHGHFDHVGGIIELIEQWQVPVYAHELELPYLTGQKDYPEPDGSVEGGLIAKMSPLFPNDAINLTDHVQAFGENGQIPGLTEWKWIHTPGHTPGHVSFYREEDRTLIAGDAFVTVRQDSLYKVFTQKQEISGPPRYFTTDWQAAWNSVKTLEALKPSTAITGHGLPMSGEVLRKGLAELSRDFEKLAVPEHGKYLQ, via the coding sequence ATGAGTGACCAAATGGAGAGCTCCTTTGAGAACAAATGGATGCCGATGACATCTGTTGCTAGCGGACTGGAATTCGATGTCCTGCCAGGGGTCTACTGCTACACCAATCAAATTGTAAATGTAGTTTTTTTAAGAAGCGGCAATGACTGGTATTTGATTGATGCGGGCATGCCGCACTCTGCAGACACGATTAAATCGGCTTTTGAAGCGCATGCTGGCGTAGAAGTTGCACCAAAAGCAATATTGCTGACACACGGGCACTTTGATCATGTGGGGGGCATCATTGAACTCATTGAACAGTGGCAGGTTCCAGTCTATGCTCATGAACTCGAACTGCCTTACCTGACCGGTCAAAAAGATTATCCGGAACCGGATGGAAGCGTTGAAGGCGGCTTGATCGCCAAGATGTCACCGCTTTTTCCGAATGATGCCATCAATCTAACTGATCATGTTCAGGCATTTGGAGAAAATGGACAAATTCCAGGATTAACAGAATGGAAATGGATCCATACGCCTGGTCACACACCTGGCCATGTTTCCTTCTATCGCGAAGAAGACCGGACTTTGATCGCAGGAGATGCGTTTGTAACTGTAAGACAGGATTCACTCTATAAGGTGTTTACTCAAAAGCAGGAAATTTCAGGTCCTCCAAGGTACTTCACAACAGACTGGCAAGCTGCCTGGAACTCAGTGAAAACCTTGGAAGCACTTAAGCCATCAACTGCTATTACAGGCCATGGACTGCCAATGTCAGGCGAAGTCTTGAGAAAAGGACTGGCCGAATTAAGCAGGGATTTCGAAAAGCTTGCGGTGCCTGAACATGGGAAATATCTTCAATAG
- a CDS encoding amidohydrolase: MNGVPKLHGMHFADEHKEEIIKTYHELHMLAEPSWEEEKTSQYIKEKLVNAGFIIQTYEGHFGFIAELEGEQSDVIALRADMDALVQEVDGAVVPNHSCGHDAHSTMVLYTALTLSKQKMKHTVRFIFQPAEEKAAGALKMMEENVLQKVKFLFGIHLRPVMEIPFGKAAPVILHSSTASIKGVIKGVPAHAARPELGNNPLEAAALLIGAIRQIQLNAADHYSIKITELHGGEASNSIPENARFTLDLRAESNDTMEMLLEKAKHTITKIEELTETEITSKVEEYSPAAVKNLHAIEIARKAIVSILGEENTEEACVSPGAEDFHFYTAENPAIAATMIGLGCDLKPGLHHPKMQFNQEALVYGTKILTQMLLEADQQRW, translated from the coding sequence ATGAATGGAGTGCCGAAATTACATGGAATGCACTTTGCAGACGAACACAAGGAAGAAATAATAAAAACGTATCATGAGCTGCATATGCTTGCAGAGCCGAGCTGGGAGGAGGAAAAAACCTCACAATATATAAAAGAAAAACTAGTAAATGCAGGCTTTATTATTCAAACCTATGAAGGGCATTTCGGTTTTATCGCAGAGCTTGAGGGGGAGCAGTCAGATGTTATTGCTCTCCGCGCAGATATGGATGCACTGGTTCAGGAAGTGGACGGGGCGGTCGTGCCCAACCACTCCTGCGGCCACGATGCTCATAGCACAATGGTCCTGTATACCGCACTCACTCTCTCAAAACAGAAGATGAAGCATACGGTCCGTTTTATCTTCCAGCCGGCGGAAGAAAAGGCAGCGGGTGCCCTTAAGATGATGGAGGAAAACGTCCTTCAGAAAGTGAAGTTTCTTTTCGGCATCCATTTGCGTCCAGTGATGGAAATTCCGTTTGGAAAGGCCGCGCCAGTTATTCTGCATAGTTCAACGGCAAGCATTAAAGGAGTAATAAAGGGGGTGCCCGCTCACGCTGCCAGACCAGAACTGGGCAATAATCCGCTTGAAGCCGCCGCTCTGTTAATCGGGGCGATACGCCAAATTCAATTGAATGCAGCTGATCATTATTCAATTAAAATAACGGAACTGCATGGGGGAGAAGCCTCTAATTCGATTCCTGAGAACGCTCGCTTTACACTTGATTTGAGAGCAGAATCGAATGACACGATGGAGATGCTTCTGGAAAAAGCGAAACATACGATTACAAAAATTGAAGAGTTAACCGAGACGGAAATTACTTCAAAGGTAGAGGAATACTCACCCGCAGCGGTAAAGAATCTTCATGCGATTGAGATAGCAAGAAAAGCGATCGTCTCAATACTGGGCGAAGAGAATACCGAAGAGGCCTGTGTTTCTCCCGGGGCAGAGGACTTTCATTTTTATACGGCGGAAAATCCGGCGATTGCTGCCACGATGATTGGGCTCGGCTGTGACCTAAAGCCTGGTTTGCATCACCCAAAGATGCAATTTAATCAAGAGGCTTTAGTTTATGGCACGAAGATTTTAACACAAATGCTGCTGGAAGCAGATCAGCAGCGATGGTAA
- the menC gene encoding o-succinylbenzoate synthase has protein sequence MEIKSIILRQIKMDLLHPFTTSVGTEEDKDIILVEVKSRSGLSGWGESVSITQPIYNEETVKTNWHMMSDHLIPLLYQEPVTHPDEVSERFIKIRGNYNAKAAIEMAVWDLYAKEKNMTLAKALGGARDKIEVGVSVGIQQSQAKMLKQIDGYLKAGYKRIKVKIMPGWDVDIIRLIRQEFPHIQLMADANCAYTLNDIDHLKALDEFGLTMIEQPLAHNDIVDHARLQAHLKTPICLDESIHSAEDARKAIELGSCRIINLKIGRVGGLTESKKIHDLCELHNVPMWCGGMLEAGIGRAHNVAITSLNNFTLPGDTAPSSHYWKQDIITPEVEMKEGYIYIPESPGIGYEPDLEQIENITSYSRFYHN, from the coding sequence ATGGAAATTAAAAGCATTATCCTAAGGCAAATCAAGATGGATCTGCTGCATCCTTTTACCACAAGTGTCGGAACAGAAGAAGATAAAGACATTATTTTAGTTGAAGTGAAATCGAGATCAGGGTTATCAGGCTGGGGAGAATCTGTTTCCATTACGCAGCCAATCTATAATGAAGAAACGGTCAAAACGAATTGGCATATGATGAGCGATCACTTGATTCCGCTTCTTTATCAAGAGCCTGTCACTCATCCAGATGAGGTGTCAGAGCGATTTATAAAGATACGCGGTAACTACAATGCCAAAGCCGCGATTGAAATGGCTGTTTGGGATCTCTATGCAAAAGAGAAAAACATGACTTTGGCGAAAGCGCTCGGCGGTGCAAGAGACAAAATCGAAGTGGGTGTAAGTGTCGGCATCCAGCAATCTCAGGCGAAAATGCTAAAACAAATCGATGGTTATTTGAAGGCCGGATATAAGCGGATTAAAGTGAAAATTATGCCGGGCTGGGATGTTGATATCATTAGATTAATTCGTCAGGAATTTCCGCATATTCAGCTAATGGCCGACGCAAACTGCGCCTATACGCTGAATGATATAGATCACCTAAAAGCACTCGATGAATTCGGATTAACAATGATTGAACAGCCGCTGGCTCATAATGACATCGTTGACCATGCAAGGCTGCAGGCTCATCTCAAAACGCCTATTTGTCTGGACGAAAGCATACATAGTGCAGAAGATGCGAGAAAAGCGATTGAGCTTGGGAGCTGCAGGATTATCAATCTTAAAATCGGACGTGTCGGCGGGCTCACAGAATCAAAAAAAATTCATGACTTATGTGAGCTGCACAATGTTCCGATGTGGTGCGGCGGAATGCTTGAAGCGGGAATCGGCAGAGCTCATAATGTTGCCATAACTTCACTGAACAACTTCACTCTGCCTGGAGATACAGCCCCTTCTTCTCATTATTGGAAGCAGGATATTATTACTCCGGAAGTGGAAATGAAAGAAGGATACATTTATATTCCGGAAAGTCCTGGAATCGGGTATGAACCGGACCTGGAACAAATCGAGAATATCACGTCATACAGCCGTTTTTATCATAATTAA
- a CDS encoding GNAT family N-acetyltransferase, with protein MKKEVQESMIIRNLQTVKALEEVRRLEAIIWSMEDSVPVNQSAAAVKNGGFILGAFYKNELIGFQYSFAGYDGNKVYLVSHSLGIHPDYRKFGIGEKLKIAQKDTALEMGYDRITWTYDPLETVNGNLNIHKLGAIAKEYIPNVYGEMADNLNAGIPTDRFLVEWHLNKQNKVNVKQVDVKEANIPYALYTNEIDNFPFPEKTDLSLHSPHIFVPVPAQFQEIKRADFQLAKKWREKTGEVFSHYLSQGWVVSDLVKDKRHIGQYLYLLENGGQGNGN; from the coding sequence TTGAAAAAAGAAGTGCAGGAATCAATGATTATCCGCAATCTTCAAACGGTAAAAGCGCTGGAAGAAGTCAGGCGCCTTGAGGCAATAATCTGGAGTATGGAGGATTCTGTTCCTGTTAATCAAAGTGCGGCTGCGGTGAAAAACGGCGGATTTATTTTGGGCGCATTTTATAAAAATGAGCTCATCGGCTTTCAATACAGTTTTGCGGGATATGACGGGAATAAAGTGTATCTCGTTTCACACAGCTTAGGCATCCATCCAGATTACCGCAAATTTGGAATCGGAGAAAAACTGAAAATCGCACAAAAAGACACAGCACTTGAGATGGGATATGACCGGATCACCTGGACATACGACCCGCTGGAAACCGTCAATGGAAATCTTAACATACATAAGCTGGGGGCAATTGCCAAGGAATATATCCCTAATGTTTACGGAGAAATGGCGGACAATTTAAATGCCGGTATACCGACAGACCGTTTTTTAGTCGAATGGCATTTGAATAAGCAAAACAAAGTAAATGTGAAACAAGTAGATGTGAAAGAAGCAAACATTCCATATGCTCTTTATACAAATGAAATAGACAATTTTCCTTTTCCGGAAAAAACAGACCTGTCCCTGCATAGTCCGCATATTTTCGTTCCCGTGCCGGCACAGTTTCAGGAAATCAAAAGGGCTGATTTTCAGCTTGCTAAAAAATGGAGAGAGAAAACTGGCGAAGTGTTCTCCCATTATTTAAGTCAGGGGTGGGTGGTATCCGATTTAGTGAAAGATAAGCGTCACATTGGCCAGTATCTATACCTATTAGAGAATGGGGGACAAGGAAATGGAAATTAA
- a CDS encoding RNA methyltransferase: protein MNKLSRKPAFIYTFACTEEELLLCHLEMRSFFGFQPDGFSLKSDVDIDPSRSPFMKERLEVIYEGNELSEIVKQVEQIDIGTDTFKIIFLKINDLEDYEQISYQERRNIERQVGWPFKAEADVRNPDQTFGITTHEGRWYFGKYRRSEPVWLHHLKKPREYSTALSTRVARAVANIAVPNPFGVKAIDPCCGIGTVLVEALSMGIDIIGRDINPLVTDGSRENIAHFGYECDVRTAPISEVTGKYDVAIIDMPYNLYTHATPEEQMSILKHARRISNKTVIVTSETMDHMVEEAGFHIADRCTVRKQMFSRQILVCE, encoded by the coding sequence TTGAATAAACTTAGCCGAAAACCGGCATTTATATATACATTTGCGTGTACAGAAGAGGAGCTTTTATTGTGTCACTTGGAGATGCGTTCATTTTTTGGCTTTCAGCCCGATGGATTCAGTTTGAAAAGTGATGTTGACATTGATCCAAGCAGAAGTCCTTTTATGAAAGAGAGATTGGAAGTCATCTATGAAGGAAACGAGCTTTCTGAGATTGTAAAGCAGGTTGAGCAGATTGATATTGGAACGGATACGTTTAAGATTATTTTTCTGAAAATCAATGATCTTGAAGATTATGAACAAATTAGTTATCAAGAGCGCAGAAACATTGAGCGGCAGGTTGGCTGGCCCTTTAAAGCAGAGGCAGATGTCCGGAATCCAGATCAGACGTTTGGCATTACAACTCATGAAGGGCGCTGGTATTTCGGAAAGTACCGCAGGAGCGAACCGGTCTGGCTGCATCATTTAAAAAAGCCGCGTGAATATTCAACTGCACTAAGTACAAGGGTTGCAAGGGCAGTTGCCAATATTGCTGTTCCAAATCCTTTTGGTGTAAAAGCGATCGATCCGTGCTGCGGAATTGGAACCGTTCTTGTAGAAGCATTATCCATGGGCATAGATATTATCGGACGCGATATCAATCCGCTTGTAACAGATGGATCGAGAGAAAACATCGCACATTTCGGCTATGAATGCGACGTCAGGACAGCACCGATTTCAGAAGTCACAGGCAAGTATGATGTCGCCATTATTGATATGCCCTATAACCTTTATACCCACGCCACACCTGAGGAGCAGATGTCTATCTTAAAACATGCCCGCCGAATTTCGAATAAAACGGTGATTGTGACAAGTGAAACGATGGATCACATGGTTGAAGAAGCAGGGTTTCATATTGCAGACCGCTGTACAGTGAGGAAGCAGATGTTTTCAAGGCAGATACTAGTTTGTGAATAA
- a CDS encoding DEAD/DEAH box helicase produces the protein MSNKGFIDYKLSAEIVRALDSLNYTEPTEVQNKVIPVALEKKDLVVKSQTGSGKTASFGIPLCEMVEWEENRPQALILTPTRELAAQVKEDITNIGRFKRIKAAAVYGKQPFDRQKIELKQKTHVVVGTPGRVLDHIEKGTLALEKLQYLIIDEADEMLNMGFIDQVEAIIDELPTDRVTMLFSATLPKDVENLCHKYMKKPVEIEIKAAGLTTASIEHSLIVVREEEKFPLLKAVTVVENPDSCIIFCRTQEQVDAVFKQLDRANYPCDKIHGGLYQEDRFAVMNDFKRGKFRYLVATDVAARGIDIDNITHVINYDLPLEKESYVHRTGRTGRAGKTGKAITFITPYEEKFLTEIEDYIGFEIPRTLPPSSEDISKAKGAFEEKITSRPEIKKDKSAQLNKGIMKIYFNGGKKKKIRAVDFVGTIAKIPGMTAGDIGIITIQENVSYVEILNGKGPIVLKAMKNTTIKGKLLKVHEANK, from the coding sequence ATGAGTAATAAAGGGTTTATTGATTATAAATTAAGCGCGGAAATTGTGAGAGCGCTGGATAGCTTAAATTATACGGAACCGACAGAAGTTCAGAATAAAGTCATTCCTGTCGCTTTAGAAAAGAAGGATCTTGTCGTGAAATCACAAACAGGGAGCGGGAAGACGGCGTCGTTTGGCATTCCGCTCTGTGAAATGGTTGAGTGGGAGGAAAACAGGCCTCAGGCTTTAATTCTGACTCCAACAAGGGAGCTCGCTGCACAGGTAAAAGAGGATATAACAAACATCGGCAGGTTCAAACGGATAAAAGCGGCAGCCGTATATGGCAAACAGCCATTTGACAGGCAGAAAATTGAGCTGAAGCAAAAGACTCATGTTGTAGTCGGAACACCCGGAAGAGTCCTTGATCATATTGAAAAAGGAACGCTTGCGTTAGAAAAGCTGCAATATCTGATTATTGACGAAGCGGACGAAATGCTGAATATGGGCTTCATCGACCAGGTAGAAGCGATTATTGATGAGCTTCCGACGGACAGAGTTACAATGCTCTTTTCAGCTACTTTACCAAAGGATGTAGAAAATCTCTGCCATAAATATATGAAAAAACCGGTTGAAATTGAGATAAAAGCTGCAGGACTGACGACTGCATCAATTGAACATTCATTAATTGTGGTGAGAGAAGAGGAGAAGTTCCCGCTTCTTAAAGCTGTGACTGTCGTTGAAAACCCTGACAGCTGCATCATCTTCTGCAGAACACAAGAGCAGGTTGATGCCGTATTTAAGCAATTAGACCGAGCCAATTATCCTTGTGATAAAATTCATGGAGGCCTTTATCAGGAAGATCGCTTTGCTGTCATGAATGATTTCAAAAGGGGGAAATTCCGCTATTTAGTTGCGACAGATGTCGCCGCCAGAGGAATCGATATTGATAATATTACACACGTGATTAACTATGACCTGCCGCTTGAAAAAGAAAGTTATGTTCACCGAACTGGCAGAACGGGCCGGGCAGGCAAAACAGGAAAAGCGATTACTTTCATTACGCCATATGAGGAAAAATTCCTTACCGAAATTGAAGATTATATTGGCTTTGAAATTCCTAGAACACTTCCCCCTTCGAGCGAAGATATTTCTAAAGCAAAAGGTGCATTCGAAGAAAAAATAACATCCCGTCCTGAAATTAAAAAAGACAAAAGTGCCCAGCTGAATAAAGGAATTATGAAGATCTATTTCAACGGAGGCAAGAAAAAGAAAATCCGTGCAGTTGATTTCGTCGGAACGATCGCCAAGATTCCCGGAATGACAGCGGGTGACATTGGCATCATTACCATTCAGGAAAACGTTTCTTATGTAGAGATTCTAAATGGAAAAGGACCAATCGTTTTGAAAGCAATGAAGAATACAACGATTAAAGGCAAGCTTTTGAAAGTTCATGAAGCGAATAAATAA
- a CDS encoding MurR/RpiR family transcriptional regulator yields MKPKSISQIIKENYSSLSQGQKKAAEFLTLHKEEGVLLTAFQLGKRAGVSETTVIRLAYALGFKGYSDMQEALRRNWLEMKQGAGLEGLPAELKQPNEMSIFSTVIEKEISVLQQLLMQVEEGEIWKTVDHFIQSDRIYIGGFGSSYGAAYWLHYTLKQYRDNVAISSPAGFSLEDILDLNQNSAVIIFSFPRYRQESIELAKCSQAQGAKVIAITNRQFSPVGQLAEITLTTEEKLDSGDHSIASVVSLLEVIMEGVKHRDRDRISLRQQKLEKLYTDQELFLE; encoded by the coding sequence ATGAAACCAAAATCAATCTCTCAAATTATTAAGGAGAATTATTCTTCTTTATCGCAAGGTCAGAAAAAAGCTGCTGAATTCCTTACTCTGCACAAGGAAGAAGGGGTATTGCTCACTGCTTTTCAATTAGGGAAAAGAGCAGGCGTAAGTGAGACGACCGTTATTCGTCTGGCCTATGCACTAGGTTTTAAAGGTTATTCAGACATGCAGGAGGCGCTGCGCAGGAATTGGCTGGAAATGAAACAGGGTGCAGGCCTTGAAGGATTGCCTGCAGAATTGAAACAGCCTAATGAAATGAGCATTTTCAGTACGGTCATCGAGAAAGAAATATCTGTATTACAGCAATTATTAATGCAGGTCGAGGAGGGTGAGATTTGGAAGACGGTTGATCACTTTATACAGTCTGACCGCATTTATATAGGCGGATTTGGAAGTTCCTACGGAGCTGCCTATTGGCTGCATTATACCCTCAAGCAATATAGGGATAATGTAGCAATTTCAAGTCCAGCAGGCTTTTCACTTGAAGATATTCTTGATCTGAATCAAAATTCTGCGGTGATTATTTTCTCGTTTCCAAGGTACCGGCAAGAATCCATAGAACTTGCAAAATGCTCACAAGCTCAAGGGGCAAAAGTGATAGCCATTACAAACAGACAGTTTTCTCCTGTTGGACAGCTTGCTGAAATTACGTTAACAACGGAGGAGAAGCTGGACTCGGGGGATCATTCGATTGCTTCTGTTGTCAGTTTACTGGAAGTCATCATGGAAGGTGTTAAGCATCGGGATCGGGACAGAATCAGCCTTCGTCAGCAAAAATTAGAAAAGCTTTATACGGATCAGGAATTATTTTTAGAGTAA